A window of Vicia villosa cultivar HV-30 ecotype Madison, WI unplaced genomic scaffold, Vvil1.0 ctg.003551F_1_1, whole genome shotgun sequence contains these coding sequences:
- the LOC131641183 gene encoding nuclear matrix constituent protein 1 — MFTPQRLWPGRSITPNKSGARSGAGSGLDSGEGAGSKGKGVVAFAENGGNLDREVLVERVSSLEKELYEYQYNMGLLLIEKKEWNSKFSELNHDLVEVKDAFEREKAAHLFALSEAEKREENLRKAFGVEKECVLDLEKALREMRSEHANIRFAADSKLAEANALIASVEEKSLEVEAKLRSADAKLAEISRKSSEIDRKTHELEAQESALRRERLSFIAEQESHESTLSKQREDLREWEKKLQDGEERLSKGQRILNEREQRANEVDRICRQKEKDLEEAQKNIDAAYETLRSKEDDANSRLATITLNEKECDSMRTNLDLKEKELTAWEEKLNAREKVEIQKLVDEHTAILEVKKQEFEVELDEKRTSFEDGLRNRLIEVEKKEGEVNHMEEKIAKREQALEKKAEKLKEKEKEYEVKVKALKEREKSIKSEEKDLGKERGEIESEREELLSLKAEVEKLRANNEEELLKIKEETNRLLVTEEERSEYIRLQSQLKHEIDQYRLQKELLMKEADDLRQQKETFEREWDELDLKRADVEKELKNVLQQKEEILKLQQNEEEKLRKEKQATEDYLQRELEDLKLAKESFAAEMELEKSSLAEKAQNEKNQLLLDFEMRRKELEADMQNQLEQKEKDLIETKKLFEETRESELNNINFLREVANREMEEMKHQRSKLEKEKQEADENRKHVERQRIEMQEDIDVLVDLNKKLKNQREQFIVERRRFIDVVEKLQSCQNCGETISEFVLSNLHSSADIENLEVPSLPKLLGDITQGGSDVNLDSSRQNTGASPAADTRSPVPGGTVSWLRKCTSKIFKISPIRKIDSDVDSLRDVNALPIDTTNEDDSPAKIPDTENEAEVSFAIANDSFDATRVQSGNDITDVEVEADHDPLIDDSQGNNDTKAPDNNDTEAPDDLQPPESKVEQEKPRRGRGKGRVVRRTQTVKAVIREAEAILGESKAAEAVPGESVDDRETGFPNGNAEDSANMDSESQKPTEKRTTANLRKRNRVQTTSQITASASEGHSDIPGQRKRTRQKVAPPPAPTAGGTRYNLRRPKTGATTSSVGGGKESEGEVGRAKAAEASHSHSVGITKEIVGSIDLDQSQKVVETQDDYDNTTRTIASNMALSEEVNGTADDAEDHDAEYRSVSHGVDDDEENENENDEDYQHPGETSVGKKLWKFFTT; from the exons ATGTTTACGCCGCAGAGACTGTGGCCGGGTCGGTCCATCACGCCGAACAAGAGTGGGGCACGCAGTGGAGCCGGGTCGGGTCTTGATTCGGGGGAGGGTGCTGGTTCGAAAGGGAAAGGTGTTGTTGCTTTTGCTGAAAATGGTGGAAATTTGGATCGTGAGGTTTTGGTTGAGAGGGTTTCTAGTCTCGAGAAAGAG CTTTACGAGTACCAATACAATATGGGGCTTCTCTTGATTGAGAAAAAGGAGTGGAACTCTAAGTTTTCTGAGCTAAATCATGATTTAGTGGAAGTCAAGGATGCTTTTGAACGAGAAAAAGCAGCTCATTTATTTGCTCTATCGGAGGCAGAGAAGCGAGAAGAGAATCTGAGGAAGGCCTTTGGTGTTGAGAAAGAGTGTGTGCTTGAT CTTGAGAAGGCGCTGCGAGAAATGAGGTCAGAGCATGCAAATATTAGATTTGCAGCAGACTCAAAGCTAGCTGAAGCAAATGCTTTAATAGCTAGTGTTGAAGAGAAATCTTTAGAAGTAGAAGCCAAGTTACGCTCTGCCGATGCCAAACTCGCCGAAATTAGCCGGAAGAGTTCAGAAATTGATAGGAAAACACATGAGTTGGAGGCTCAGGAATCTGCACTTAGAAGGGAACGTTTGTCCTTCATTGCAGA GCAAGAATCACATGAGAGTACTTTATCTAAGCAACGAGAGGACTTGCGAGAGTGGGAGAAGAAACTGCAGGATGGAGAAGAGAGGCTGTCCAAGGGTCAAAGAATTCTCAATGAAAGAGAGCAGAGGGCTAATGAGGTTGATAGAATATGCAGGCAGAAAGAGAAGGACCTTGAAGAGGCACAAAAGAACATCGATGCGGCATATGAAACGCTGAGAAGCAAAGAAGATGATGCAAACAGCAGACTGGCAACTATAACTCTGAATGAAAAG GAATGTGATTCTATGAGAACGAACCTGGATCTCAAAGAGAAGGAGTTAACTGCATGGGAGGAAAAGCTCAACGCCAGGGAAAAA GTTGAGATTCAGAAGCTTGTTGATGAACACACTGCTATTCTTGAAGTGAAGAAGCAAGAGTTTGAGGTGGAATTGGATGAAAAAAGAACGTCATTTGAAGATGGATTAAGGAATAGATTGATAGAAgtggaaaagaaagaaggtgaagTCAATCACATGGAGGAGAAGATTGCTAAACGGGAGCAAGCCTTGGAAAAGAAAGCAGAGAAGctaaaggagaaagagaaagaatatgAAGTGAAAGTCAAAGCTTTGAAGGAACGGGAGAAGTCTATTAAGTCTGAAGAAAAAGACTTAGGGAAGGAGAGGGGTGAAATAGAAAGTGAGAGAGAAGAGTTGCTCAGTCTCAAGGCTGAAGTTGAGAAATTAAGGGCCAACAATGAAGAAGAATTGCTGAAAATTAAAGAAGAGACTAATCGTCTTCTAGTGACTGAGGAGGAGAGGTCGGAATATATACGTTTGCAGTCGCAACTGAAGCATGAAATTGATCAGTATAGGCTTCAGAAAGAACTACTGATGAAGGAAGCTGATGACTTAAGGCAGCAAAAAGAGACTTTCGAAAGAGAATGGGACGAGCTTGATCTGAAAAGAGCAGATGTGGAGAAAGAGCTGAAAAATGTGCTTCAACAGAAGGAAGAAATTTTAAAACTACaacaaaatgaagaagagaagttAAGGAAGGAGAAGCAGGCCACAGAAGACTATCTACAAAGGGAGTTGGAAGATCTTAAGTTGGCTAAGGAGTCATTTGCTGCTGAAATGGAGTTGGAAAAGTCAAGCCTAGCTGAAAAAGCTCAAAATGAGAAAAACCAATTGCTTCTGGATTTTGAGATGCGAAGAAAAGAACTTGAAGCTGATATGCAGAATCAGTTAGAGCAGAAGGAAAAAGACTTGATTGAAACGAAAAAGTTATTCGAGGAGACGAGAGAGAGTGAGTTAAACAATATCAATTTCTTGAGAGAAGTGGCTAATAGAGAAATGGAGGAAATGAAACATCAAAGAAGTAAATTAGAGAAGGAGAAACAGGAGGCCGATGAGAATAGAAAACATGTTGAACGGCAAAGGATAGAAATGCAGGAGGACATAGATGTACTCGTTGACCTCAACAAGAAGCTGAAAAATCAGCGGGAACAATTTATTGTGGAGAGACGTCGCTTTATTGATGTTGTTGAGAAACTTCAGAGTTGCCAAAACTGTGGGGAAACGATATCTGAATTTGTGCTGTCTAATTTACATTCTTCCGCTGACATTGAAAATTTAGAGGTGCCTTCACTTCCTAAGTTGCTTGGTGATATTACACAGGGTGGTTCTGATGTAAATCTGGATTCATCTAGGCAAAATACTGGAGCATCCCCTGCAGCTGATACAAGGTCCCCTGTTCCTGGGGGAACTGTCTCTTGGCTACGTAAATGCACCtctaagattttcaaaatctccccTATCAGAAAGATTGATTCTGATGTTGATAGTTTAAGGGATGTGAATGCTTTGCCTATTGATACAACTAATGAAGATGATTCACCAGCGAAAATTCCTGACACTGAAAATGAAGCAGAGGTGTCTTTTGCAATTGCAAATGATTCTTTTGATGCTACACGGGTACAATCTGGCAATGATATCACAGATGTAGAGGTTGAAGCTGACCATGATCCTCTTATTGACGACAGTCAGGGCAACAATGACACTAAAGCACCAGACAACAATGACACGGAGGCACCAGATGATTTACAGCCTCCTGAATCAAAGGTTGAGCAGGAGAAACCTCGCAGGGGAAGGGGAAAGGGCAGAGTAGTAAGGCGTACACAAACTGTAAAAGCTGTTATCAGAGAGGCTGAAGCTATTCTTGGGGAATCGAAAGCTGCTGAGGCAGTACCTGGGGAATCTGTGGATGATCGTGAGACTGGGTTTCCAAATGGAAATGCTGAGGATTCTGCCAACATGGATTCTGAAAGTCAAAAACCAACTGAAAAAAGAACAACGGCAAATTTGCGGAAGCGAAACCGGGTTCAAACAACATCTCAAATTACTGCTAGTGCGAGTGAAGGACATTCTGACATACCAGGACAACGCAAAAGGACTCGACAGAAGGTTGCTCCTCCTCCTGCACCAACTGCTGGAGGAACAAGATATAATTTGAGGCGACCCAAAAC CGGAGCCACAACTTCATCTGTTGGTGGCGGCAAAGAAAGTGAGGGAGAGGTTGGTCGTGCAAAAGCTGCAGAAGCTTCTCATTCACACTCTGTCGGTATTACCAAAGAAATTGTTGGCAGCATAGATCTTGATCAG TCTCAGAAAGTAGTGGAGACGCAAGATGATTATGACAATACCACAAGGACTATTGCAAGCAACATGGCTCTGAGTGAGGAGGTGAACGGAACAGCAGATGACGCGGAGGATCATGATGCTGAGTACAGGAGTGTATCCCATGGAGTTGACGATGACGAGGAGAATGAGAATGAGAACGATGAAGATTATCAACACCCTGGTGAAACATCAGTAGGGAAGAAGCTATGGAAATTTTTTACCACATAA
- the LOC131641182 gene encoding protein WHAT'S THIS FACTOR 9, mitochondrial has protein sequence MLFNLEKSAAKTIRKLLKPFEVSILPYSYKIPGLPFSQIQRYSYVNVYMKWKKDSYYESIEHIHHSIQLKPVIALKNCITQDPNGCIPISAVSKRGLQLDVPMKVARFMRQYPSIFEEFTGPEHNHPWFRLTLEAAEIDRDEKRVYEESREELRSRLRKMILMTKENVLPLQIIQGMQWYLGLPNDFLQHPEQNLDESFRFVEMEDGLKGLAIENREKVYSIMEKNAMKRATDVIEFPFFPSKALRMKSKIENWLNEFQKLPYISPYEDFSNLDPTSDIAEKRLIGVLHELLSLFIDHSAERRKLLCLKKYFGFPQKVHRAFERHPHMFYKSFRNKTCTVILKEAYCNESAIEKHPLLSVRKKYIMLMKESEVILRNRRMENRLSSFSEKLALGSNDLDLGGHEIPGFSLK, from the coding sequence ATGTTATTCAACTTGGAAAAATCTGCAGCCAAAACAATTAGAAAGTTGCTCAAGCCTTTTGAAGTATCAATCCTGCCCTATAGCTACAAGATCCCCGGTCttcctttctcacaaattcaGAGGTATAGTTATGTGAATGTGTATATGAAATGGAAAAAGGATTCATACTACGAATCAATTGAGCACATTCACCACTCAATTCAGCTCAAGCCCGTAATTGCCTTGAAAAACTGCATTACCCAGGATCCTAATGGGTGCATCCCTATCTCTGCCGTATCTAAGAGGGGATTACAGTTAGATGTGCCAATGAAGGTTGCAAGATTTATGAGACaatatccatccatttttgaagaGTTTACAGGTCCTGAGCATAATCATCCTTGGTTTAGGTTGACACTTGAAGCTGCTGAGATTGACAGGGATGAGAAAAGAGTATACGAAGAAAGCAGGGAAGAATTACGATCCCGGTTGAGGAAGATGATTTTGATGACCAAAGAGAATGTTCTACCTTTACAGATAATTCAAGGGATGCAATGGTATTTGGGGTTGCCTAATGATTTTTTGCAGCATCCAGAACAAAATCTTGACGAATCTTTCAGATTCGTAGAGATGGAAGATGGACTGAAGGGGTTGGCTATTGAAAACAGAGAGAAGGTTTATTCTATAATGGAGAAGAATGCCATGAAAAGAGCCACTGATGTAATTGAATTTCCTTTTTTTCCATCAAAGGCTTTAAGAATGAAAAGCAAGATTGAAAACTGGCTAAATGAATTTCAGAAGCTACCATATATTTCACCCTATGAAGATTTCTCGAATTTGGATCCAACCAGTGACATAGCAGAGAAAAGACTTATTGGAGTTCTTCACGAACTGCTTTCCCTATTTATCGATCATTCAGCCGAAAGAAGAAAGCTCCTTTGCCTCAAGAAGTATTTCGGCTTTCCACAGAAAGTGCACAGGGCATTCGAGCGGCATCCTCATATGTTTTACAAGTCATTCAGGAATAAAACATGTACTGTGATTCTTAAGGAAGCTTACTGCAATGAATCTGCTATCGAGAAGCATCCTTTGTTGAGCGTGAGGAAGAAATACATCATGTTGATGAAGGAATCAGAAGTGATTTTGAGGAACAGGAGGATGGAAAATCGACTTTCTAGTTTTAGTGAAAAACTCGCATTAGGGTCAAATGATCTGGATCTAGGGGGACATGAGATTCCTGGTTTTTCATTGAAGTAG